The Candidatus Krumholzibacteriia bacterium genome window below encodes:
- a CDS encoding VWA domain-containing protein: MMFRFAHPWLLLLLLLLPVVCWLSLRKGRRRSVAFSSVDLLLGAGLEAPLWKRYGALALQLAVLALVIVGVARPQTGRSKHTEYAEGVDIMLVLDTSGSMQAQDFEPRNRLFVAKEVVKEFVGKRSQDRIGMVVFAADAITQCPLTLDYALLNKLVDAVDFGMLDDGTAIGVALATACNRLRSSEAKSRVVILLTDGQNNAGMVDPTTAARVAASLGIKVYTVGVGTRGRAPMPIDDPVFGRRLVSVDVDIDEPTLRRIAELTDGHYFRATDREELVEIYNRIDQMEKSKVESETYVEYTDRFMWFVLPALGLFVLELGLLQTVLRETP, from the coding sequence ATGATGTTTCGCTTTGCGCACCCATGGCTCCTCCTGTTGCTGCTGCTCCTGCCGGTGGTGTGCTGGCTCTCCCTGCGCAAGGGCCGCCGCCGCAGCGTGGCGTTTTCTTCCGTGGACCTGCTGCTCGGCGCCGGCCTGGAAGCGCCGTTGTGGAAACGCTACGGCGCGCTGGCGCTGCAGCTGGCGGTGCTGGCGCTGGTCATCGTGGGCGTTGCGCGCCCGCAGACCGGCCGCTCCAAGCACACCGAGTACGCGGAGGGGGTCGACATCATGCTGGTGCTCGACACCAGCGGCAGCATGCAGGCGCAGGACTTCGAGCCCCGGAACCGCCTGTTCGTGGCCAAGGAGGTGGTGAAGGAGTTCGTGGGCAAGCGCTCGCAGGACCGCATCGGCATGGTGGTGTTTGCCGCCGACGCCATCACCCAGTGCCCGCTTACGCTCGACTACGCGCTGCTCAACAAGCTGGTGGACGCGGTGGACTTCGGCATGCTGGACGACGGCACCGCCATTGGTGTTGCGCTTGCCACCGCGTGCAACCGGCTGCGCAGCAGCGAGGCCAAGAGCCGCGTGGTGATTCTGCTCACCGACGGCCAGAACAACGCCGGCATGGTGGACCCCACCACGGCGGCGCGCGTGGCCGCCTCACTGGGTATCAAGGTCTACACGGTGGGTGTGGGAACGCGCGGCCGCGCGCCCATGCCCATCGACGACCCGGTCTTCGGGCGCCGGCTGGTCTCGGTGGACGTCGACATCGACGAGCCCACCCTGCGGCGCATCGCCGAACTCACCGATGGCCACTACTTCCGCGCCACCGACCGCGAGGAACTGGTGGAGATCTACAACCGCATCGACCAGATGGAGAAGTCGAAGGTTGAGTCCGAGACGTACGTGGAATACACCGACCGCTTCATGTGGTTCGTGCTGCCAGCACTGGGGCTGTTCGTGCTCGAGCTGGGATTGTTGCAGACCGTGCTGCGGGAGACGCCGTAG
- a CDS encoding VWA domain-containing protein, which yields MIEFARPVWLWGLLAVPLVAALLAIGVRRNRAALERFVGTSLVNKLAPGASWRRQAAKVTLKVLALAMLLVALAGPRFGSQLVKVEREGIDLVIALDVSLSMLAEDVQPNRMERAKREIVDLVNGLQGDRVGLVVFAGEAVALCPLTVDYDAALMLARSVDVFSVSEPGSALADAIEVATAMFEGSQGGDKVIILITDGENQTGDPDAAARLAAENGIRVYAIGLGNPKGELIPERGPDGTVVGYKKDAHGETVLSRLDEATLQRVAQASGGQYLPATSDGLEIQAVYDAIAGMQRKLI from the coding sequence ATGATCGAGTTCGCGCGACCCGTCTGGTTGTGGGGATTGCTGGCGGTGCCGCTGGTGGCGGCGCTGCTGGCCATCGGCGTGCGCCGCAACCGCGCCGCGCTGGAGCGTTTCGTGGGTACCAGCCTCGTGAACAAGCTCGCGCCGGGCGCAAGCTGGCGGCGGCAGGCGGCCAAGGTAACACTCAAGGTGCTCGCGCTGGCCATGCTGCTGGTGGCGCTGGCCGGTCCGCGTTTCGGCAGCCAACTGGTCAAGGTGGAGCGCGAGGGAATCGACCTGGTCATCGCGCTGGACGTGTCGCTGTCCATGTTGGCCGAGGACGTCCAGCCCAACCGCATGGAACGCGCCAAACGGGAGATCGTCGACCTGGTGAACGGGCTGCAGGGCGACCGGGTCGGTCTGGTGGTGTTCGCGGGCGAGGCGGTGGCGCTGTGCCCGCTCACGGTCGACTACGACGCCGCCCTCATGCTGGCCCGGTCGGTCGATGTGTTTTCCGTGTCCGAGCCGGGATCGGCGCTGGCTGATGCCATCGAGGTCGCCACGGCGATGTTCGAGGGCTCACAGGGCGGCGACAAGGTGATCATCCTGATCACCGATGGCGAAAACCAGACCGGGGACCCCGACGCGGCCGCGCGGCTGGCGGCCGAGAATGGGATACGCGTGTATGCCATCGGGCTGGGCAACCCGAAAGGCGAGCTCATTCCGGAACGCGGACCCGATGGAACCGTAGTGGGATACAAGAAAGACGCGCACGGCGAGACGGTGCTGAGCCGGCTGGATGAGGCCACCCTGCAGCGGGTGGCGCAGGCCTCCGGCGGGCAGTATCTTCCCGCCACCAGCGACGGGCTGGAGATCCAGGCCGTGTACGACGCCATCGCCGGCATGCAGCGCAAGCTCATCA